DNA from Pseudomonas putida:
GGATGGCTCCATGAGAACTGGCGTCCCCACTTCAAAGCCTCCCACCTATCCTACACAAGCAAGCTCAAAGTCCAGTGCAAAGCTATAGTAAAGGTTCACGGGGTCTTTCCGTCTAGCCGCGGATACACTGCATCTTCACAGCGATTTCAATTTCACTGAGTCTCGGGTGGAGACAGCGCCGCCATCGTTACGCCATTCGTGCAGGTCGGAACTTACCCGACAAGGAATTTCGCTACCTTAGGACCGTTATAGTTACGGCCGCCGTTTACCGGGGCTTCGATCAAGAGCTTCGCTTGCGCTAACCCCATCAATTAACCTTCCGGCACCGGGCAGGCGTCACACCCTATACGTCCACTTTCGTGTTTGCAGAGTGCTGTGTTTTTAATAAACAGTCGCAGCGGCCTGGTATCTTCGACCGGCATGGGCTTACGGAGCAAGTCCTTCACCCTCGCCGGCGCACCTTCTCCCGAAGTTACGGTGCCATTTTGCCTAGTTCCTTCACCCGAGTTCTCTCAAGCGCCTTGGTATTCTCTACCCGACCACCTGTGTCGGTTTGGGGTACGGTTCCCAGTTATCTGAAGCTTAGGAGCTTTTCTTGGAAGCATGGCATCAACCACTTCGTCGCCTTAAGGCAACTCGTCATCAGCTCTCGGCCTTGAAATCCCGGATTTGCCTAAGATTTCAGCCTACCACCTTAAACTTGGACAACCAACGCCAAGCTGGCCTAGCCTTCTCCGTCCCTCCATCGCAATAACTGGAAGTACAGGAATATTAACCTGTTTTCCATCGACTACGCTTTTCAGCCTCGCCTTAGGGACCGACTAACCCTGCGTCGATTAACGTTGCGCAGGAAACCTTGGTCTTTCGGCGTGCGAGTTTTTCACTCGCATTGTCGTTACTCATGTCAGCATTCGCACTTCTGATACCTCCAGCAAGCTTCTCAACTCACCTTCACAGGCTTACAGAACGCTCCTCTACCGCATCACCTAAGTGATACCCGTAGCTTCGGTGCATGGTTTGAGCCCCGTTACATCTTCCGCGCAGGCCGACTCGACTAGTGAGCTATTACGCTTTCTTTAAAGGATGGCTGCTTCTAAGCCAACCTCCTAGCTGTCTAAGCCTTCCCACATCGTTTCCCACTTAACCATGACTTTGGGACCTTAGCTGACGGTCTGGGTTGTTTCCCTTTTCACGACGGACGTTAGCACCCGCCGTGTGTCTCCCATGCTCGGCACTTCCAGGTATTCGGAGTTTGCATCGGTTTGGTAAGTCGGGATGACCCCCTAGCCGAAACAGTGCTCTACCCCCTGGAGTGATACATGAGGCGCTACCTAAATAGCTTTCGAGGAGAACCAGCTATCTCCGAGCTTGATTAGCCTTTCACTCCGATCCACAGGTCATCCGCTAACTTTTCAACGGTAGTCGGTTCGGTCCTCCAGTCAGTGTTACCTAACCTTCAACCTGCCCATGGATAGATCGCCCGGTTTCGGGTCTATACCCAGCGACTAAACGCCCTATTAAGACTCGCTTTCGCTACGCCTCCCCTATTCGGTTAAGCTCGCCACTGAATATAAGTCGCTGACCCATTATACAAAAGGTACGCAGTCACCTAACAAAGTAGGCTCCCACTGCTTGTACGCATACGGTTTCAGGTTCTATTTCACTCCCCTCTCCGGGGTTCTTTTCGCCTTTCCCTCACGGTACTGGTTCACTATCGGTCAGTCAGTAGTATTTAGCCTTGGAGGATGGTCCCCCCATGTTCAGACAAAGTTTCTCGTGCTCCGTCCTACTCGATTTCATTGACAAGAGATTTTCGTGTACGGGGCTATCACCCACTATGGCCGCACTTTCCAGAGCGTTCCACTAATCTCAAACCAACTTAAGGGCTGGTCCCCGTTCGCTCGCCACTACTAAGGGAATCTCGGTTGATTTCTTTTCCTCAGGGTACTTAGATGTTTCAGTTCCCCTGGTTCGCCTCTTGCACCTATGTATTCAGTGCAAGATACCTAGGTTATCCTAGGTGGGTTCCCCCATTCAGAGATCTCTGGATCACAGTCTGTTTGCCGACTCCCCAAAGCTTATCGCAGGCTACCACGTCTTTCATCGCCTCTGACTGCCAAGGCATCCACCGTATGCGCTTCTTCACTTGACCATATAACCCCAAGCAATCTGGTTATACTGTGAAGACGACATTCGCCGAAAATTCGCATGTTGCTCAGTTACGAGCAGAACTCACAAATTTTACCTTAGCCTGATGGCCCACCAGTGAAAGTGGTCATCAGTCTATCTATCACATATCCGAATTTTTAAAGAACGATCTGACAAAAGTCAGAAATCAACATTCACACCGGAATGTTCATTTCTAAGTTCTGCAGGTAACGGCAAGTGGTGGAGCCAAGCGGGATCGAACCGCTGACCTCCTGCGTGCAAGGCAGGCGCTCTCCCAGCTGAGCTATGGCCCCGTAGTCATCTGCACCAAGCTAATGGTAGGTCTGGGCAGATTTGAACTGCCGACCTCACCCTTATCAGGGGTGCGCTCTAACCAACTGAGCTACAGACCTATAACAGGGTCGCGTTACAGCATCGTCTTCTTCAAGGAATCAAGCAATTCGTGTGGGAGCTCATCAGCAGGCTGATGTCTTCGATTAAGGAGGTGATCCAGCCGCAGGTTCCCCTACGGCTACCTTGTTACGACTTCACCCCAGTCATGAATCACACCGTGGTAACCGTCCTCCCGAAGGTTAGACTAGCTACTTCTGGTGCAACCCACTCCCATGGTGTGACGGGCGGTGTGTACAAGGCCCGGGAACGTATTCACCGCGACATTCTGATTCGCGATTACTAGCGATTCCGACTTCACGCAGTCGAGTTGCAGACTGCGATCCGGACTACGATCGGTTTTGTGAGATTAGCTCCACCTCGCGGCTTGGCAACCCTCTGTACCGACCATTGTAGCACGTGTGTAGCCCAGGCCGTAAGGGCCATGATGACTTGACGTCATCCCCACCTTCCTCCGGTTTGTCACCGGCAGTCTCCTTAGAGTGCCCACCATAACGTGCTGGTAACTAAGGACAAGGGTTGCGCTCGTTACGGGACTTAACCCAACATCTCACGACACGAGCTGACGACAGCCATGCAGCACCTGTGTCAGAGTTCCCGAAGGCACCAATCCATCTCTGGAAAGTTCTCTGCATGTCAAGGCCTGGTAAGGTTCTTCGCGTTGCTTCGAATTAAACCACATGCTCCACCGCTTGTGCGGGCCCCCGTCAATTCATTTGAGTTTTAACCTTGCGGCCGTACTCCCCAGGCGGTCAACTTAATGCGTTAGCTGCGCCACTAAAATCTCAAGGATTCCAACGGCTAGTTGACATCGTTTACGGCGTGGACTACCAGGGTATCTAATCCTGTTTGCTCCCCACGCTTTCGCACCTCAGTGTCAGTATCAGTCCAGGTGGTCGCCTTCGCCACTGGTGTTCCTTCCTATATCTACGCATTTCACCGCTACACAGGAAATTCCACCACCCTCTACCATACTCTAGCTCGCCAGTTTTGGATGCAGTTCCCAGGTTGAGCCCGGGGCTTTCACATCCAACTTAACGAACCACCTACGCGCGCTTTACGCCCAGTAATTCCGATTAACGCTTGCACCCTCTGTATTACCGCGGCTGCTGGCACAGAGTTAGCCGGTGCTTATTCTGTCGGTAACGTCAAAACAGCAAGGTATTAACTTACTGCCCTTCCTCCCAACTTAAAGTGCTTTACAATCCGAAGACCTTCTTCACACACGCGGCATGGCTGGATCAGGCTTTCGCCCATTGTCCAATATTCCCCACTGCTGCCTCCCGTAGGAGTCTGGACCGTGTCTCAGTTCCAGTGTGACTGATCATCCTCTCAGACCAGTTACGGATCGTCGCCTTGGTGAGCCTTTACCTCACCAACTAGCTAATCCGACCTAGGCTCATCTGATAGCGTGAGGTCCGAAGATCCCCCACTTTCTCCCGTAGGACGTATGCGGTATTAGCGCCCCTTTCGGAACGTTGTCCCCCACTACCAGGCAGATTCCTAGGCATTACTCACCCGTCCGCCGCTGAATCAAGGAGCAAGCTCCCGTCATCCGCTCGACTTGCATGTGTTAGGCCTGCCGCCAGCGTTCAATCTGAGCCATGATCAAACTCTTCAGTTCAATACTGCTTGGGTTTTTAAGAAACCCTAAACTTGGCTCAGCAATCTCAAATGACTATGTGATTTCTCGCATGGCCACTTGTGATGCTGATAATCTTGGCGACTATCAGTCCGTACTCACAAGCACCCACACGAATTGCTTGATTCGATTGTTAAAGAGCGATTTGGTTAAGCGCTTTGCTCAACCGAGGCCGCGCATTCTACGCTTTCCTCTAAGTCTGTCAAGCGTTTATTTTGAAGTTTTTTCCGAGAAACCCGTTCAACTTCAACCGCTTAACTCGCTGCGATCTCTCGTAGCGGGAGGCGAATCATACAGCGTTAAAACCTGCTGTCAACTGCCTTTTTCACCGCTGCCGATCAGGAGACCGAAGCCCTTCCGATACTATCTGAAGCGTTCAACTCGTTGATTCTCAAGGAGTTTTGCGTTTCGACTGCGTCGGAAGTGGGGCGCATTATAAGGGGATTCGAAACCCCGTCAACACTTATTTTCAAAAAACTTCAAAACAAAGCTCTCAGCGTCTCACGACATCGCGCTCGATCATCCTGCCCCGCTCACGAACCGGTCGCGGCTGCCACCAGTTCTGTCCCTCGTGCGGCGAGTCCAGGCTGACCCGCTCGCCCATCTGGGGCGTGGACAAACGCACCTGCGCTTGCGAAGCCAGCTCGACAATGCGCTCGAAAGGCTCCTGCCACCCATGGATAGACAAATCAAAGGTGCCATTATGGACCGGCAGCAGCCAGCGCCCGCGCAAGTCCAAATGGGCCTGCAAGCTCTGCTCCGGCTGCATGTGTACATTCGGCCAGGCCACGTTGTAGGCACCGGTTTCGATCAAGGTCAGGTCGAACGGCCCATAGCGCTCGCCAATCTGACGGAAGCCGTCGAAGTATCCTGTATCCCCACTGAAGAACAACCGCAGCTCTTCATCCATTACCACCCAGGACGTCCACAGCCTGCGATTGCTGTCCAACAATCCCCGCCCTGAGAAGTGCTGCGCGGGCGTTGCCACCAGGCGAACACCCTCGACCTCGGTTTCCTGCCACCAATCCAGTTGGCGCACCTTGCCTGCTGGGACTCCCCAGCTGATCAACAGTTCACCCACGCCAAGCGGAGCCAGAAACAACCCGGCACGTGGCGCTAGCTGGCGAATCGTCTGTTCATCAAGGTGATCGAAGTGGTCATGGGAAAGAATCACCGCAGCCAACGGCGGCAGCTCTCCCAGGCTCAGTGGCGGAGCATGGAAACGCAATGGTCCTGCCCATTGCACGGGCGAGGCGCGCTCGGCGAACACCGGGTCGGTAATAAAGAAGCGTCCACGCAGCTTGAGCAGTACCGTCGAATGCCCCAGACGCCAAAGGCTATGGTCCGGCGCATCGAGCACCTGCTGAAGGGTCATGGGCTGCAGGCTGATGGGCGTCGACGGGCGTGTTCCGGCGGGCTTGCGCAGGAACAGGTACTTCAAACCAATGCGCAGTTTTTTCAGGGCGCTATCCTGAGACAGGGTGGCCTGATTATGGAAGCGCCCATCCCGATACGGCGCCGGCTCCCCAGCGGTAGAGTCCAAAGGCAGCATGAGCAGTAACACTCCGATCAAGAGCAAGGCGTTCATGTTACCTCACAGGGATTGGCTCAACCGTGAATTGGCTTGCAAGGCCATTTTTCATCGATGAAATATTGTTGAAGAATTCATGCAACTTGTGCGATAGACGGCGCTTCACAACAGAACAACAGCCATG
Protein-coding regions in this window:
- a CDS encoding MBL fold metallo-hydrolase, coding for MNALLLIGVLLLMLPLDSTAGEPAPYRDGRFHNQATLSQDSALKKLRIGLKYLFLRKPAGTRPSTPISLQPMTLQQVLDAPDHSLWRLGHSTVLLKLRGRFFITDPVFAERASPVQWAGPLRFHAPPLSLGELPPLAAVILSHDHFDHLDEQTIRQLAPRAGLFLAPLGVGELLISWGVPAGKVRQLDWWQETEVEGVRLVATPAQHFSGRGLLDSNRRLWTSWVVMDEELRLFFSGDTGYFDGFRQIGERYGPFDLTLIETGAYNVAWPNVHMQPEQSLQAHLDLRGRWLLPVHNGTFDLSIHGWQEPFERIVELASQAQVRLSTPQMGERVSLDSPHEGQNWWQPRPVRERGRMIERDVVRR